The following is a genomic window from Staphylococcus saccharolyticus.
ATTTGTTGACTATGTTAAACAACAAATACAATGACTAAGGTTAATGTAGAATTGAATAAATGACTTTATTAAAATGAACATAAAAATGAATCACTAAATGAAGGTAGTTTTAATAAAATTTAATCTGTAAATCACTCTTATAAAGGTACACAAAAATCAATTCCAATTAAACTGATAGGTAATATAAAAAGTTTAAAAAATACGATAGTTTAATTAGTGTTATATAAATTGGATTATTATTTTTAATTACATCAAAATCACTATTATAAATGTTTTGGTTAAGAAATAAATGTATAAATGCATTTTGTAGTAATAAAAATATTGAATTCTTATACCTATTTGTATAAAATGTATTTTGTAACATGGGCGGAGAAATTTTCGGTTAGATAAAATACATGTGAACCTTGCTACAACAAGATGTGCATCAGAGGAGTGGTTTTAATATGGGAAAAATTAAAGACATCAATGATTTGGTCAATGCTACATTTCAAGTGAAAAAATTTTTTAGAGATACAAAAAAACAATATAACTTAAATTACGAAGAAATTTATATTCTTAATCACATTTTAAAAAGTGAATCTAACGAAATATCTTCTAAGGAAATTGCTACATGTTCAGAGTTTAAACCCTATTACTTAACAAAAGCATTACAAAAATTAAAAGATTTAAATTTACTATCAAAAAAACGAAGCGTGCATGATGAGAGAACAGTTATTGTATTTGTGACAACAGAGCAGCGAGATAAAATTCAAAAGTTAATTGTAGAATTAGAGAATTATATAAAGTAATACTAGAAAACTGAAGTTTCATGTGTGTTTTAAGATGAAGATTTCTATTAAAAAGACTAGGAATACTCTCTTCAAGAGTAGACCTAGTCTTTTTAATTGCAAATTTAATATTTTCTTAAAAAATCGAGATGACGTTGATAAAGTTTTTGGGCAATGTAGGATTGAACATGAGTTAAAATCTTTTCAATAATTTGTGTTCGATGAGCTAATATACGAATGGCAAAGCCGTGTGTAGGTAAATAAGATATTCCTAATCTACAATTGTAATGATTTTCGAAGTTAGCAATGCATTCATATACTTCATCAATAAAGTTTTGATTAACTTCAGGGTGAATGAAATATGCTGATCCTAAATGAGTAAAATCTTCCATATAACCAATAGAGTTAATTTGATTTTTTTTAGGATCTAATAACATATTGTCATACGTTACTAATTCATTATCAACATAAATTTCATTAACTAAATGCATATAATTATATGTGAAATCTTGATCATCAGACGAATAACCTGGAGTTAAAATATCTGTGTAAAACATGGAACTATCTTTTTCAAGATTAAAAGTGTTATGTTGATAAAATTTAGCATCTTCGTAAGCAATAATTGGATCAGCGACAAATTCCATATAAGAATGATTTCCTAGATTAAACTTTTGATATTGTTCAACATGATCATTCGGTGTTTTATATATTTTTGTTGCACCCTGAGAGGTAAGCGTAACTTGAGCATCATCTTCAAGATTAATATTTAAACGGTATCTATCACCATCTAAATATCCACCACCTACATTAACAATATAAAATGTTGGAATCGGTGATTGATTGAGATATATAGGTCGAATGACTTTGAGTGCCTTTTCAAAGAATATATCTCTGGCAACTGAGCGATGCCCATTATTAAATACAGTTAAATCTAACTGACCTGTCCAATTGATTTCCGACATTATGCTAATCCTTTAAGCAAGGTGTCTCTTTCAATCCATTCTATGACTTCATCAAGACCTTCATCTGTTTTTAAATTAGTAAATGCAAAGGGGCGATTGCCACGAAAAACTTGCGTATCTTTAGCCATTTGGTCAAGAGAAGCACCAACATATGGTGCTAAATCTGTTTTATTAATAATGAAGAAATCAGACTTAATCATACCTTGACCACCTTTACGTGGAATTTTTTCCCCTTGTGCAACGTCAATGATATAGATAGAGAAATCTACGAGTTCAGGACTAAAGGTAGCTGCTAAATTATCGCCACCAGATTCAATAAAGATAAGTTCAATATCATCATTGCGTTCTAATAATTCATCAATAGCAGCAAAGTTCATTGATGCGTCTTCACGAATAGCAGTGTGAGGGCAACCGCCTGTTTCTACACCTATAATTCTATCTGCTGGTAGTACGCCAGTATTGACTAATATTTTTTCGTCCTCTTTAGTATAAATATCGTTAGTGATTACACCAATACTCATATCTTTTGCGAGACGTTTTACAACTTTCTCGATAAGTTGTGTTTTACCTGCGCCAACAGGACCACCAATACCAATTTTAATTGGATTTGACATAAGTTTGGCCTCCTATGAAATAAAGATTCTTACGTGTACATTTTCATGCTCCATTTGATTAAGTTCTAAACCTGGAGTGGTCATACCGAAGTTTGATTCGTTTAATGTTAAAATGTTATCTCTTGTTTGTTCTATATATGGTATCATCTCTGTAACAACACGTTGACCAGATGTTTGTCCAAGAGGTATAGCTCTAACAGCATTTTGGGTTAAACTTGAAACATTTTGATATAAATAATAATCAATAATAGTGCTAATATCAATGCCTAAATGGTACCCCAACATAGTAAAGCAAATAGCAGGATGAAGCTTGGCTTTTTTATGTTTCATTTGCTCATAATACCACTTTATCCATTCACTATCGTATAGTTCCAAAGCTAATTTAACCATACGTGTTCCCATTTGTTTAGCACCTACACGTGTTTCTTTCGGTATGCTCTGAACAAAGATTTTTTGATCGATGTCTAAAATTTTATCTTTGTTATACTCTTCTAATGCTTGATATACAATTTTCATAGCCAAACCACCTGAATAGGTTAGCTGTTCGTTTAAAAATAATTGTAACCATTCAGTAAATGATTCAGCATTATTGACAGTTTCACGCTGAATATAGGTTTCAAGTCCAAAAGAGTGACTAAATGCACCTGTTGGAAACTGTGAATCACAGAACTGAAATAGTCTTAAATATCGATGATCAATCATGTGAATGTCCTATATGACGGAATGCTTGATTTACTTTTCTATCTTCATGGCTGTAGGGAATATCCAGTTCTTTTAATAAATCTTCAACGAGATAATCGTATTGTACTAACATTTCAGTTTCTGTGAATTGAGCTGGTAAGTGACGGTTGCCTAATTGATGAGCAATGTCACCCATTTCTTTAAGTGTTCTAGGTTTAATAACTAATAAGTCCTCTGAATTAACGTCAACAATTATCATATTTGAGTTATCTTGATATAAGATGTCACCGTATTGTAGATCAATAGGTTGCTTTAAACGAATACCAATTTCGTTGCCATGATCTGTAGTGACGCGTTGAATACGTTTTACCAAATCTGAGTTTTCCAAATAAACCTTTTCAATGTGCTTTTGTTTATCTTCAGGAGATAAGTTTGCAATGTTGCCTTGAATTTCTTCTATAATCATGTTTTTCTACCTCCTAGAATAAGAAGTATTTTTGAGATAATGGTAATTCAGTAGCGGCTTCACTTGTGATTTTTTCACCGTCAACGAATACTTCATAAGTTTGTGGGTCTACATCTAATTGAGGTGTAGCATTGTTATTTTTCATATCTGCTTTAGATAAGTTGCGAATATTTTTAACAGGGCGCACCATACGTTTTAAATTTAATTGGCGATATATACCATTTTCATACGCAGTATTTGAGACGAATGTCATTGCAGTATGAGTCATGTTTCCACCATATTGACCGTACATTTTACGGTATTTTTGAGGTTCAGAAGTTGGGATTGAACCGTTTGCGTCACCGTTAACAGCAGAATTAATAATACCGCCTTTAACTACAAGATCAGTCTTTACACCAAAGAATGCGGGTTCCCACATTACTAAATCTGCCAGTTTACCTGCTTCTATTGAGCCTACATAATCGGAAATGCCATGTGTAATTGCTGGATTAATAGTATATTTAGCAATATAACGTTTTATACGATTATTGTCATTATATTCTGAGTCTCCACCAAGTAAGCCACGTTGTTCTTTCATACGATGTGCAACTTGCCAAATACGTAGAATAACTTCACCCACACGTCCCATTGCTTGAGAGTCAGAACTAACCATACTAAATACACCCATATCTTGAAGTACATCCTCTGCTGCGATTGTTTCTTTACGAATACGTGAATCTGCAAAGGCAATATCTTCAGGAATTGATGCATTTAAATGGTGAGTAATCATAACCATATCTAAATGTTCATCAACGGTATTGTGTGTATATGGAAGTGTAGGGTTAGTTGAAGAAGGCAGGATATTTGGATAAGATGCTGACTTAATTAAGTCAGGAGCATGTCCGCCTCCAGCACCTTCTGTATGATACATGTGTAAAACACGATTTTTAACGGCTGCCATTGTATCTTCCATAAATCCAGCTTCATTTAAAGTATCAGCGTGTAATGCAATTTGAACATCAAATTCATCAGCAACGTCTAAAGCATGACTTAATGCTGATGGAGTAGCACCCCAATCTTCGTGAACTTTGAGACCAATAGCGCCAGCATGAATCTGCTCAATAAGTGCGGTATGGTTTACAGCTTGGCCTTTACCAGTGAATCCGACATTAATAGGGAATTCTTCTGCTGCTTCTAACATACGATGGATATGCCAAGGACCAGGTGTTACTGTTGTTGCTTTAGCACCCTCAGATGCACCAGTACCGCCACCGATGTGTGTGGTAATGCCACTTTCAAGAGCAACTTCAGCTTGTTCAGGATTTATAAAATGAACGTGTGTGTCAATCCCTCCTGCAGTCACAATTTTACCTTCGGCTGCAATGATATCTGTTGTTGATCCAATAATAATATCCACGTTATCAATAATATCAGGATTTCCTGCTTTACCGATTTTAAAGATATAACCATTTTTAATACCAATATCAGCTTTGACAATTTTGTCATAATCTATAATCAGTGCATTAGTTAACACTAAATCAGCAACATTTTTATCATCTCTTGTTACGTTAGGGTTTTGAGCCATACCATCACGAATAGATTTACCGCCACCGAACGTAGCCTCGTCTCCGTAGTTTGCATAATCTTTTTCAACTTGTGCAAAAAGGTTTGTATCACCTAATCTTACTGAGTCTCCAACGGTAGGGCCGTATAAACTCGTGTATTGAGATTGTGTCATTTTGAAACTCATGCTTGATTACCACCTTTTTTATTTGCGTTTTCTTCGCCTTCATCATTAAGAACGGCAGCACTATCGTCAGAACGACTTGGTCGGAATACGAGTTCTTCGTCTATTTCTCCATTGACTAAGCCACGAAAACCATATACTCTACGACGACCTGCGTACTCTACAAGTTGTATTTCTTTTTCATCACCAGGTTCAAATCGTACTGCAGCTCCTGCTGGAATATCTAAATGCTTACCATATGCTTTTTCTCTATCAAATTCTAATGCTTTATTAGCTTCAAAAAAGTGAAAATGAGAACCAACTTGAATTGGTCGATCTCCAGTATTTTTTACTTCAATAACTGTTTCAGGATGATGTTTATTTATCTCTATTTCAGTATTTTTTACTTTGATTTCACCAGGAATCATTAAATTGTCCTCCTTAAACTATAGGATGATGAACTGTAATTAATTTAGTACCATCTGGGAATGTTGCTTCAATTTCAAGTTCAGTTATCATACTAGCTACACCATCCATGACATCTTCTTCATTTAAAATTGTTTTCCCGTAACTCATAAGTTCAGCAACAGTTTTACCATCTCGAGCTCCTTCAAGTAATTCATCACTAATTAAAGCGAGTGCTTCTGGATGATTAAGTTTAAGGCCTCGAGCTTTTCTACGACGAGCGACTTCTGCAGCCACAACTATCATAAGCTTGTCTTGTTCACGTTGTGTAAAGTGCAAAATTATCCCTTCTTTCAAATTAATTTGCCTTGCAAAAATAATATTAAAACGATTTAATGAGATTAACAAGTATAATGGTTTAATAGTTTTTCCGTTTTAATAAATATGATTTAAACTTAGTGTATATTCGTCATTAAATATTAAAACTATCTAATATAAAAAAATTTGTATTAATTTAAAAACAATTGATTCAAATGTTATTTAATGAGGTATTAGGAAATTAACTTAAACTTAAGATTTAAAGTGAAATAATTGGAGGCTAAAGAATTGAAAGTAATTGATATTATTCTGAAAAATATTTCTCAAGTACTATTAATAAATAATAAATGGACTGGGTTATTTGTCTTAATAGGTTTATTTATAGCAAATTGGAAAATTGGTTTAAGTGCGCTCATAGCTAGTTTGGTTTCTTACGTCTTAGCGTCATACATGAATTATTCAATAGAAGAAATAAATAATGGTTTAGCTGGGTTTAATCCTGTTTTAACTGCTATAGCACTTATTTTATTTTTAGACAATAATTGGAGTGGCATAATCGTCACAATTATAGCTACGGTTTTGACGTTGCCAGTTGGTGCTGCAATACGAGAATTGTTAAAGCCTTATGGAATAGCCATGCTAACTTCTCCTTTTGTTATTGTCACTTGGATAGCCATACTTATTCCTGGTCAAGTTAAATCATTAAACACGCAACTTGATATCATTCCAAGTCAAGTTAACAAGACTTCATTTTCACATAATTACGAACATATTCAAATTCTTCAATCTATACTTGAAGGATTTAGCCAGGTATTTTTAGTACCTAGTTTGCTCGGTGGATTACTTATTATTATTGGCATTTTCATTGGATCTAAAAAAGCGGTGATGTTAGCATTATTAGCTAATGTGGTTGGTTTTATTGCCATAGCTGTATTAGGTGGTAATACTAACGAAATCAATGAGGGATTGTTTGGTTATAATTTAGTACTAACCGTTATAGCTTTAGGTGTTACATTTAAGACATCAATGAATGCATATATTACTACAATATTAGGTGTCATATTAACGGTATTTATTCAACTAGGGCTTAATACACTATTGATGCCTTTTTGTTTACCAGCTTTAACCGTTCCATTTATATTGGCTGCTTGGTTGATGCTTTTTGCCGGAATTAACCACACTTCTAAAGATTAGTGATCATTAAAAAAATCTAAAACTCAATTATCAGTATCATTTCAATCCTAAATGAAAACATTTTTATTTTTAATATAGCCTATATGTAGTTTTTCTAAGTAAGACTAAAACGTGATGCTTTTCTATATTAAAGTCGAGTATTAAACTAGGAATAATTATATGTTAGAAATTACGTTCTTGGGGCGAGAAAGTTGGTACAGTCTTTTCTAGTACACACAGATATTCAAAAAAGATGGATTGAAAAATTCAAACAAGTAGAGGCTCAATTTAAAGCTCGGGCTGCTGAGCATGATCTTAAAGCGCAATTTCCATTTGAAAATGTTCAATGGTTAATTAACGAAGGATATACTAAATTGACATTGCCGGAAGCGTATGGTGGAGAAGGTGTAACGATTGAAGATATGGTCATCTTACAAAGCTATCTAAGGGCCATAGACGGTGCAACTGCTTTATCAATTGGATGGCATTTAAGTGTTATTGGTCAAATTTTTCAACAACAGATGTGGGATCCTTCAATGCTACAAGTATTTGCTCGAGAGGGCCCTTGTAAATAGAGCTGTGAGTGAAGCTGAAACAGGCAGTCCTACTAGAGGTGGTCGACCTTCCACGTATGTTGTTAAGGTTGACGGAGGATATAAACTCAATGGTGTTAAAACATTCACATCAATGAGTAAAGCTTTAACACATTTTATAGTTGGAGCTTATGTTGAAGAAACAGAATCAGTAGTCTTCTTTCTAGTACCTCGTTCTTATAAAGGAGTTGAAGTTTCTGAAAATTGGAATATGGTTGGTATGCGTGCAACTGAGAGCCATGATCTCGTGCTTAATGATGTGGTTATTCCAAACGACAATTATGTAGAATCTCATCGTCAATCACAACCAAATTGATGTCTTCTTCATATTCCAAGTTGTTATTTAGGCATAGCTCAAGCAGCGCATGATTATGCTGTGAACTTTGCTCGAAATTACAGTCCTAATAGTATTACAGGTACAATTGCAGAGATACCTACAGTTCAACAGAATCTTGGAAAAATGGAAAGTCTTTTATTATCAGCAAGGCATTTTCTTTGGAGTACAGCTCAGGGATATCAATTATATAAAAATGAATCACAAATTTGGAATGTCACTGCTGCCAGCAAAGTAATGGTGATGAACCAAGGATTAGAAATTATAGACTTAGCTATGAGAATCGTTGGTGCTAAATGTCTTGAAATGGAAAGACCTCTTCAACGATTCTATAGAGATATGCGTGCAGGATTACACAATCCGCCAATGGAAGACATGGCATATACAGATATTGCTAAAAGTATTACGGACAACTTGTGATAATAGCATAATAATAAAATTAAGGAAACGGACAATCTATTTTAATAGAGAGTCTGTTTTTTTATTTAAAAAAAGATGAGTATTTTAATGTGTTTAAGTTTTTTTATAAAGGAAGTTATAAATATATTGAGACAAGTTTTTGAAATTTTCCTTTTTTAAAAAATATCATAATTAATTTGTTAAAATAATTAAAAAGAATGATAGGAGAATTTAACATGACAAAAGTATACTTTAACCATGATGGTGGTGTAGATGATTTAGTCTCGTTATTTTTATTACTACAAATGGATAATTTAGAGTTAATTGGAGTCAGTACAATCGGTGCAGACTGTTACCTTGAACCTTCAGTTAGCGCTTCTATAAAAATTATTAATCGATTTTCTAAGCAATGTTTACAAGTTGCACCGTCATATGAAAGAGGGAAAAATCCATTTCCAAAGGAATGGAGAATGCATGCCTTCTTTATGGATGCATTACCAATGTTGAATGAATCTCATATACACAAACGTAGTAAAATGAGTGACTATGAAGTATATGAAGATCTTATTCAGAAAGTAAAAGCTAGTAATGAAAAGGTCACTTTATTATTTACAGGGCCATTAACTGATTTAGCAAAAGCTATTAGTTGTGATAAATCATTTCTAAAAAATGTCAATAAATTAGTGTGGATGGGGGGAACCTTCTTAGAAAAAGGCAATGTTGAAGAACCTGAACACGATGGTACTGCTGAGTGGAATGCCTTTTGGGATCCAAAAGCAGTTAAAACGGTGTTTGATAGTGATATCAAAATTGACATGGTGGCTTTAGAAAGCACGAATCAAGTTCCATTGACGGACGACGTTCGTAAACATTGGGCTGATAAAAGAAGTTATGTTGGTGTTGATTTTCTTGGAGTGAGCTATGCAGCAGTACCTCCACTGACACATTTTGTTACTAATTCAACGTATTTCTTATGGGATGTTCTTACCACGGCTTATGTTGGTAAACCAAAACTTGTTAAATCGGTGAAAATGAACGTCGATGTTGTAAGTCATGGACCTAGTCAAGGAAAAACATTTAGAGATGATAATGGTCGTAAAGTGAATGTGATTAATTATGTTGAAAGAAATGTGTTTTTTGACTATATTATGCGACTTGCTCAAAACGTAAAAGTATAAAATGATATTCATCTAATAAGCTGAGAAATATCTTAAATACATTGTAAACATTTTATTTAATAAAGTTTACAATAATGATATAATCACTCTCATGTAAGGAGGATGAAATGATGACAACAAAATATTTAGTTTATACAGCATTAATGACAGCAATTATTTGTATTTTGGGCTTGCTACCTGGTATTCCACTTCCTTTTATGCCAGTACCAATTGTTTTGCAAAATATTGGAATATTTTTAGCGGGAATTATTTTAGGACGTAAATTAGGAGCATCGAGTGTGATTGTATTCCTGTTGTTAGTTGTAGCTGGTTTGCCAGTGCTTTCAGGAGGACGTGGAGGAATAGGTGTTTTTGCTGGGCCTTCATCAGGTTTTTTATTCTTATATCCGTTCATCGCGTATTTTATTGGATTAGTAAGAGATTGTTATTTTGGAAAAATAAACGTTTTAGTTTTATTTATGGCAACTTTCATTATTGGAGTTTTAGGATTAGATATTGTCGGTACTATAATAATGGGATTCATTATACATATTCCAATGTCTAAAGCATACTTACTATCTTTTACATTTATGCCATGTGATATCATCAAAGCAATTATTGCGAGTTTGATAGGGGCAACTATACTAAACCATACTCGTTTTAAAAGTTTGATACAATAAATAGTATAATTATAAAAAATTGAGGAGATATCTATGTCTGGAGTAACGTTTAAAGATATTTATATCGATGGACAACAATGGAGTAAGGATAGTCGTAAGATTATTTACTTAACTCCGCATCAACCACTACAGTATGCAAGCAACACATGGATATATCAATTGATGCCTACAATGACCCAATGGCTAAAAGATATTCAATTCCAACAACGTTTACATTTAAATCAATCGTCAAACCACCTATCTTTTTACTTTCCAGAAAATGAATCGCTCAATCAACAATGGTTAGATATAATTGATAGACATGAATTTGAACTTGGTTTAATGGAATTGTATGTCATAGAAGGCCAAACACTTATGCAACTCTCAATTAATGAGGATGTATATATCGAACGAGTGACAACTCACAATATTGAGGATTACTTGTATGTGTATGATTATTTTGCGCGACCATATGGTGAAGAATATACGTATGAAAGTCGACGATGCGTCCTTAAACATTTTTTAGTAGATAAAGTAGAGCGTTTGATAGCATATATTAAACAACATCCCGTTGGAATTGTTAACTTAATCATCACTGACAGAACTGTAGAAATTGATGGATTTGGTGTTTTAGAAGCCTTTCGACATCAAGGAGTGGGTTCAACCCTTCAATCATTTATAGGTCATTTAGCTGATCAGCGTCCTGTGATACTTGTGGCTGATGGTGAGGATACAGCTAAACATATGTATGTCAAACAAGGCTATATATTTCAAGGTTATAGATATCAAGTTTTAAAAGAAAATATAATATAAAAAGGATGGATCTCATTGTTACGATCCATCCTATTTTTAAAATACTATAAATTTTTAATACGTTCAGGATGACTATAAATATTGAATTTTCTGTTACGTATGAAACCTATAGCAGTGATATTTAAGTCTTGTGCGAGTTTGACAGCAAGTGATGTGGGGGCAGATTTAGATAATATAACTCCTACACCGATTTTGGCGGCTTTAATCAAAATTTCTGATGAAATGCGTCCGCTAAATATAAGAGCTTTATCTCTCACGGGAATGTGTCTTTGTATACAATAACCATACAATTTGTCTAATGCATTATGACGACCAATATCCTGACGATGCTCAAAGAAATCATTGCAATCACTAATAGCTGCATTATGTAAGCCTCCAGTTTGTTTGAAAATATTACTTGCACCTTGGAGTTGAGTCATCATGTTTAGTACCTGGTTTGGTAGAAGTTCGATATGAGTCATAGATGTTTTGGCGATGACTGCATCGTTTTGAAAGTAAAATTCTCGATTTTTTCCACAACAAGATGCAATCAT
Proteins encoded in this region:
- a CDS encoding SarA family transcriptional regulator: MGKIKDINDLVNATFQVKKFFRDTKKQYNLNYEEIYILNHILKSESNEISSKEIATCSEFKPYYLTKALQKLKDLNLLSKKRSVHDERTVIVFVTTEQRDKIQKLIVELENYIK
- a CDS encoding urease accessory protein UreD encodes the protein MSEINWTGQLDLTVFNNGHRSVARDIFFEKALKVIRPIYLNQSPIPTFYIVNVGGGYLDGDRYRLNINLEDDAQVTLTSQGATKIYKTPNDHVEQYQKFNLGNHSYMEFVADPIIAYEDAKFYQHNTFNLEKDSSMFYTDILTPGYSSDDQDFTYNYMHLVNEIYVDNELVTYDNMLLDPKKNQINSIGYMEDFTHLGSAYFIHPEVNQNFIDEVYECIANFENHYNCRLGISYLPTHGFAIRILAHRTQIIEKILTHVQSYIAQKLYQRHLDFLRKY
- the ureG gene encoding urease accessory protein UreG, whose translation is MSNPIKIGIGGPVGAGKTQLIEKVVKRLAKDMSIGVITNDIYTKEDEKILVNTGVLPADRIIGVETGGCPHTAIREDASMNFAAIDELLERNDDIELIFIESGGDNLAATFSPELVDFSIYIIDVAQGEKIPRKGGQGMIKSDFFIINKTDLAPYVGASLDQMAKDTQVFRGNRPFAFTNLKTDEGLDEVIEWIERDTLLKGLA
- a CDS encoding urease accessory protein UreF, with protein sequence MIDHRYLRLFQFCDSQFPTGAFSHSFGLETYIQRETVNNAESFTEWLQLFLNEQLTYSGGLAMKIVYQALEEYNKDKILDIDQKIFVQSIPKETRVGAKQMGTRMVKLALELYDSEWIKWYYEQMKHKKAKLHPAICFTMLGYHLGIDISTIIDYYLYQNVSSLTQNAVRAIPLGQTSGQRVVTEMIPYIEQTRDNILTLNESNFGMTTPGLELNQMEHENVHVRIFIS
- the ureE gene encoding urease accessory protein UreE; the encoded protein is MIIEEIQGNIANLSPEDKQKHIEKVYLENSDLVKRIQRVTTDHGNEIGIRLKQPIDLQYGDILYQDNSNMIIVDVNSEDLLVIKPRTLKEMGDIAHQLGNRHLPAQFTETEMLVQYDYLVEDLLKELDIPYSHEDRKVNQAFRHIGHSHD
- the ureC gene encoding urease subunit alpha produces the protein MSFKMTQSQYTSLYGPTVGDSVRLGDTNLFAQVEKDYANYGDEATFGGGKSIRDGMAQNPNVTRDDKNVADLVLTNALIIDYDKIVKADIGIKNGYIFKIGKAGNPDIIDNVDIIIGSTTDIIAAEGKIVTAGGIDTHVHFINPEQAEVALESGITTHIGGGTGASEGAKATTVTPGPWHIHRMLEAAEEFPINVGFTGKGQAVNHTALIEQIHAGAIGLKVHEDWGATPSALSHALDVADEFDVQIALHADTLNEAGFMEDTMAAVKNRVLHMYHTEGAGGGHAPDLIKSASYPNILPSSTNPTLPYTHNTVDEHLDMVMITHHLNASIPEDIAFADSRIRKETIAAEDVLQDMGVFSMVSSDSQAMGRVGEVILRIWQVAHRMKEQRGLLGGDSEYNDNNRIKRYIAKYTINPAITHGISDYVGSIEAGKLADLVMWEPAFFGVKTDLVVKGGIINSAVNGDANGSIPTSEPQKYRKMYGQYGGNMTHTAMTFVSNTAYENGIYRQLNLKRMVRPVKNIRNLSKADMKNNNATPQLDVDPQTYEVFVDGEKITSEAATELPLSQKYFLF
- a CDS encoding urease subunit beta produces the protein MIPGEIKVKNTEIEINKHHPETVIEVKNTGDRPIQVGSHFHFFEANKALEFDREKAYGKHLDIPAGAAVRFEPGDEKEIQLVEYAGRRRVYGFRGLVNGEIDEELVFRPSRSDDSAAVLNDEGEENANKKGGNQA
- a CDS encoding urease subunit gamma, whose product is MHFTQREQDKLMIVVAAEVARRRKARGLKLNHPEALALISDELLEGARDGKTVAELMSYGKTILNEEDVMDGVASMITELEIEATFPDGTKLITVHHPIV
- the yut gene encoding urea transporter, with translation MKVIDIILKNISQVLLINNKWTGLFVLIGLFIANWKIGLSALIASLVSYVLASYMNYSIEEINNGLAGFNPVLTAIALILFLDNNWSGIIVTIIATVLTLPVGAAIRELLKPYGIAMLTSPFVIVTWIAILIPGQVKSLNTQLDIIPSQVNKTSFSHNYEHIQILQSILEGFSQVFLVPSLLGGLLIIIGIFIGSKKAVMLALLANVVGFIAIAVLGGNTNEINEGLFGYNLVLTVIALGVTFKTSMNAYITTILGVILTVFIQLGLNTLLMPFCLPALTVPFILAAWLMLFAGINHTSKD
- a CDS encoding nucleoside hydrolase, whose amino-acid sequence is MTKVYFNHDGGVDDLVSLFLLLQMDNLELIGVSTIGADCYLEPSVSASIKIINRFSKQCLQVAPSYERGKNPFPKEWRMHAFFMDALPMLNESHIHKRSKMSDYEVYEDLIQKVKASNEKVTLLFTGPLTDLAKAISCDKSFLKNVNKLVWMGGTFLEKGNVEEPEHDGTAEWNAFWDPKAVKTVFDSDIKIDMVALESTNQVPLTDDVRKHWADKRSYVGVDFLGVSYAAVPPLTHFVTNSTYFLWDVLTTAYVGKPKLVKSVKMNVDVVSHGPSQGKTFRDDNGRKVNVINYVERNVFFDYIMRLAQNVKV
- a CDS encoding biotin transporter BioY, encoding MTTKYLVYTALMTAIICILGLLPGIPLPFMPVPIVLQNIGIFLAGIILGRKLGASSVIVFLLLVVAGLPVLSGGRGGIGVFAGPSSGFLFLYPFIAYFIGLVRDCYFGKINVLVLFMATFIIGVLGLDIVGTIIMGFIIHIPMSKAYLLSFTFMPCDIIKAIIASLIGATILNHTRFKSLIQ
- a CDS encoding GNAT family N-acetyltransferase, which translates into the protein MSGVTFKDIYIDGQQWSKDSRKIIYLTPHQPLQYASNTWIYQLMPTMTQWLKDIQFQQRLHLNQSSNHLSFYFPENESLNQQWLDIIDRHEFELGLMELYVIEGQTLMQLSINEDVYIERVTTHNIEDYLYVYDYFARPYGEEYTYESRRCVLKHFLVDKVERLIAYIKQHPVGIVNLIITDRTVEIDGFGVLEAFRHQGVGSTLQSFIGHLADQRPVILVADGEDTAKHMYVKQGYIFQGYRYQVLKENII
- the fdhD gene encoding formate dehydrogenase accessory sulfurtransferase FdhD codes for the protein MGKDVSKEQIIVKYENGKLSQTTDQYATEFPLTIRVNGNEFATIICSPNHLEELVLGFLASEGVISKIDELESIQIDDSKGGAHVELTHQLGNFFDYSTKRMIASCCGKNREFYFQNDAVIAKTSMTHIELLPNQVLNMMTQLQGASNIFKQTGGLHNAAISDCNDFFEHRQDIGRHNALDKLYGYCIQRHIPVRDKALIFSGRISSEILIKAAKIGVGVILSKSAPTSLAVKLAQDLNITAIGFIRNRKFNIYSHPERIKNL